A single Aggregatilinea lenta DNA region contains:
- a CDS encoding PQQ-dependent sugar dehydrogenase produces the protein MKKTIIPVLVVMTVVALAALAAPHADRTEASDLPQLSATSPAPFQLVEVASGFTHALYMTSAGDGTGRIFVVQQTGVIQVLNSDYSAAGTFLDVSERISREALTDNYTERGLLGLAFPPDYAESGVFYINYTDVNGNTVLARYSVTDDPNVADPASEQIILQQEQPYSNHNGGHLAFGPDGYLYMALGDGGSGGDPEGNAQNLGTLLGSIIRIDVTNPPDGQGYGIPDDNPFVGDSSQRGEIWAWGLRNPWRFSFDRATGDLYIADVGQDVYEEVNFQPADSTGGENYGWNAYEASHAYSGGDPASDVVMPIAEYAHSDGSCSVTGGYVYRGTTVPELDGTYFYGDWCNGVLYWIQRDAAGEWQYGQSMASGPQIASFGEDEAGNLYIVGYSGRLYRFDPVS, from the coding sequence ATGAAGAAGACGATCATCCCCGTTTTAGTCGTGATGACCGTGGTGGCGCTGGCCGCGCTGGCTGCCCCGCACGCCGACCGCACCGAAGCGTCGGATCTGCCGCAGCTTTCGGCCACGTCACCTGCCCCGTTCCAGCTTGTCGAGGTTGCCAGCGGATTCACCCACGCGCTGTACATGACCTCGGCGGGTGACGGCACGGGCCGGATCTTCGTCGTGCAGCAGACCGGCGTGATCCAGGTGCTCAACTCGGATTACAGCGCGGCGGGCACATTCCTCGACGTCTCAGAGCGCATCAGCCGCGAGGCGCTGACCGATAACTACACCGAGCGCGGGCTGCTGGGGCTGGCCTTCCCGCCCGATTATGCCGAGTCCGGCGTGTTTTACATCAACTACACCGACGTGAACGGCAATACCGTGCTGGCGCGGTACAGCGTCACGGACGATCCGAACGTGGCCGATCCTGCCAGCGAGCAGATCATTTTGCAGCAGGAGCAGCCCTATTCCAACCACAACGGCGGGCATCTGGCGTTTGGACCGGACGGCTATCTGTACATGGCGCTCGGTGACGGCGGCAGCGGCGGCGATCCCGAAGGCAACGCGCAGAATCTGGGCACGCTGCTCGGCTCGATCATCCGCATCGACGTGACCAACCCGCCCGATGGCCAGGGCTACGGCATCCCTGACGACAACCCGTTCGTGGGCGATTCGTCGCAGCGCGGCGAGATCTGGGCGTGGGGCCTGCGTAATCCGTGGCGCTTCAGCTTCGACCGCGCGACTGGGGATCTGTACATCGCGGACGTGGGCCAGGACGTCTACGAGGAAGTGAACTTCCAGCCCGCCGACAGCACGGGCGGCGAGAATTACGGCTGGAACGCTTACGAGGCGTCACACGCCTATTCCGGCGGAGATCCCGCCTCGGACGTGGTGATGCCCATCGCGGAATACGCGCACAGCGACGGCTCGTGCTCGGTGACGGGCGGCTACGTCTATCGCGGCACGACCGTGCCGGAGCTGGACGGGACCTACTTCTACGGCGACTGGTGCAACGGCGTGCTGTACTGGATTCAGCGCGATGCAGCGGGCGAATGGCAGTACGGGCAGTCGATGGCGAGCGGCCCGCAGATCGCGTCGTTCGGTGAGGACGAGGCGGGGAACCTGTACATCGTGGGTTACAGCGGCAGGCTGTACCGCTTCGATCCGGTGTCGTAG
- a CDS encoding DUF192 domain-containing protein: MSEQRIIRNARNGSVVLARAVWCQSFWCHFRGLMGRLSLPEDDGLLFVFRGESVTTSSIHMFFVPFAIAAVWMDAKGRVIDAKLAKPWRPYYASKHPATYLIEANPSLLDRVRVGDQLTFDEVIEQR; this comes from the coding sequence ATGAGTGAACAACGCATCATCCGCAATGCTCGCAATGGATCGGTCGTGCTGGCGCGGGCTGTGTGGTGCCAGTCTTTCTGGTGCCACTTCAGAGGGCTGATGGGCCGCCTCAGTCTGCCGGAAGATGACGGTCTGCTGTTCGTCTTTCGCGGCGAAAGCGTCACCACCAGCTCGATCCACATGTTCTTCGTGCCCTTTGCCATCGCCGCGGTCTGGATGGACGCCAAAGGCCGGGTCATCGACGCTAAGCTGGCGAAACCGTGGCGGCCCTATTATGCGTCCAAGCATCCGGCCACGTACCTGATCGAAGCGAATCCCAGCTTACTCGACCGCGTGCGCGTGGGCGATCAGCTCACGTTCGACGAGGTCATCGAGCAGCGATAA
- a CDS encoding type II toxin-antitoxin system Phd/YefM family antitoxin: MGAKSIEVQEAEANLKELLDLVREGTEIVLMDGDKPLARLAPASVGKRIPGLHPGGWISEDFDAPLPDEFWLGSDAQQ, translated from the coding sequence ATGGGAGCGAAGTCCATAGAGGTTCAGGAAGCGGAAGCGAATCTGAAAGAACTACTTGATCTTGTCCGTGAGGGCACAGAGATCGTTCTTATGGATGGAGATAAGCCCTTAGCGCGTCTTGCACCGGCAAGCGTAGGAAAGCGCATACCGGGTTTACATCCCGGCGGCTGGATCAGCGAGGATTTTGACGCGCCGCTGCCCGATGAATTTTGGCTGGGCAGCGACGCGCAGCAGTAG
- a CDS encoding fumarylacetoacetate hydrolase family protein yields MPQFARYSTPTGLLWGLVIDNVIHEWDGDPLALTAKPSPGEALFAVDAAPLVAPATPSKIVAVGRNYAAHAAEHQADVPDEPMLFLKPSTAILAPGATIQIPAGIGRVDEEAELAVIIGRTAHKVRREDALDYVLGYTCANDVSARVFQKKDGQWGRAKGFDTFCPLGPIINTDLNPSDLLVRGWIGDRMVQEDRTSSMVFDVPALIAFISGVMTLLPGDVILTGTPAGVSELHDGDTVRVEIEGIGTLRNGVRVGE; encoded by the coding sequence ATGCCTCAGTTTGCACGCTATTCCACGCCGACCGGCCTGTTGTGGGGCCTCGTCATCGACAATGTGATCCACGAATGGGACGGCGATCCGCTGGCGCTGACCGCCAAACCGTCGCCGGGCGAGGCGCTGTTCGCGGTGGACGCCGCGCCGCTGGTCGCACCTGCCACGCCGAGCAAAATCGTCGCGGTGGGGCGCAACTACGCCGCGCACGCCGCCGAGCATCAGGCCGACGTGCCCGACGAGCCGATGTTGTTCCTCAAGCCCTCGACCGCGATCCTCGCCCCCGGCGCGACGATCCAGATCCCGGCGGGGATCGGGCGCGTGGACGAAGAAGCGGAGTTGGCCGTGATCATCGGGCGGACGGCGCACAAGGTCCGCCGCGAGGACGCGCTCGATTACGTGCTGGGCTACACCTGCGCCAACGACGTCAGCGCGCGCGTCTTCCAGAAGAAGGACGGGCAGTGGGGCCGCGCGAAGGGCTTCGACACGTTCTGCCCGCTTGGCCCGATCATCAACACGGACCTGAACCCGTCCGACCTGCTCGTGCGCGGCTGGATCGGGGACCGGATGGTGCAGGAGGACCGCACGTCGAGCATGGTCTTCGACGTGCCCGCGCTGATCGCGTTCATCAGCGGCGTGATGACGCTGCTGCCCGGCGACGTGATCCTGACCGGCACGCCTGCGGGCGTCAGCGAGCTGCACGACGGCGACACCGTGCGCGTCGAGATCGAGGGCATCGGCACGCTGCGGAACGGGGTGAGGGTGGGGGAATAA